In Salinarimonas sp., a genomic segment contains:
- a CDS encoding nitronate monooxygenase family protein, giving the protein MPVPAIFQNRLRLPVIGAPMFIVSGPELVIAQCKAGIVGSFPALNARPPALLDEWIARIEEELAAHDAAHPEAPSAPFAVNQIVHRSNDRLEQDLAICEKHRVPIVITSLGARPELNDAVHAWGGITLHDVINLTFARKAIEKGADGLIAVAAGAGGHAGGLSPFALIEEIRGFFDGPLALSGAIATGRAVRAAEVTGADFAYIGSPFIATSEAQASADYKRMIVESAADDILYTPYFTGVPGNYLKPSIRAAGIDPDSLAEKERQRMDFGAAGADAKAWRDIWGAGQGIGAVHDVVPAAERIARLAAEYEAAKAMEGRVRLR; this is encoded by the coding sequence ATGCCCGTTCCCGCCATTTTCCAGAACCGCCTGCGCCTGCCCGTGATCGGGGCCCCGATGTTCATCGTCTCGGGGCCGGAGCTCGTGATCGCGCAGTGCAAGGCCGGAATCGTCGGGTCGTTCCCGGCGCTGAACGCGCGCCCGCCGGCGCTGCTCGACGAGTGGATCGCCCGCATCGAGGAAGAGCTCGCCGCCCACGACGCGGCGCATCCGGAGGCGCCGTCCGCGCCCTTCGCGGTGAACCAGATCGTCCATCGCTCGAACGACCGGCTGGAGCAGGACCTCGCGATCTGCGAGAAGCATCGGGTGCCGATCGTCATCACCTCGCTCGGCGCGCGCCCGGAGCTGAACGACGCCGTCCACGCCTGGGGCGGGATCACGCTGCACGACGTGATCAACCTGACCTTCGCGCGCAAGGCGATCGAGAAGGGCGCGGACGGGCTGATCGCGGTGGCCGCCGGCGCGGGCGGGCACGCGGGCGGGCTGTCGCCCTTCGCGCTGATCGAGGAGATCCGCGGCTTCTTCGACGGGCCGCTCGCGCTGTCCGGCGCCATCGCCACGGGACGCGCCGTGCGCGCGGCGGAGGTGACGGGCGCGGACTTCGCCTATATCGGCTCGCCCTTCATCGCGACCAGCGAGGCGCAGGCGAGCGCGGATTACAAGCGGATGATCGTCGAGAGCGCCGCCGACGACATCCTCTACACGCCCTACTTCACCGGCGTGCCCGGCAACTACCTCAAGCCCTCCATCCGCGCGGCGGGCATCGATCCCGACAGCCTCGCCGAGAAGGAGCGCCAGCGCATGGACTTCGGCGCCGCCGGCGCGGACGCCAAGGCCTGGCGCGACATCTGGGGCGCGGGCCAGGGCATCGGCGCGGTGCACGACGTCGTGCCGGCCGCGGAGCGCATCGCGCGGCTCGCGGCGGAATACGAGGCGGCGAAGGCGATGGAGGGGCGGGTGCGGCTGCGGTGA
- a CDS encoding ribbon-helix-helix protein, CopG family has product MADILVRNIDDDVAQRLREKARASGTSVSEVIRDAIAVHVAPSRAELAERARLIRAMSRPSSIDSTRLIREDRDNDEPYR; this is encoded by the coding sequence ATGGCCGATATTCTCGTCCGAAACATCGACGACGACGTCGCCCAGCGGCTCAGGGAGAAAGCGCGGGCTTCGGGAACCTCCGTAAGCGAGGTCATCCGAGATGCGATCGCCGTTCATGTGGCGCCTTCGCGTGCAGAGCTGGCCGAGCGCGCGCGGCTCATCCGCGCCATGAGCCGACCGAGCTCGATCGACAGCACCCGGCTCATCCGCGAGGACAGGGACAACGATGAGCCTTATCGTTGA
- a CDS encoding type II toxin-antitoxin system VapC family toxin: MSLIVDASVAVKWFVEEEGSEAAQRILDEPAAVLLAPDLLLVEVGNALWKKFNRDEVSWAQMLAAVSTLRVVFQPPNLVPVAELAEHATRLAVELGHPIYDCLYLALTARTRGGVLVTDDRKLLAMASRLGVPARGLTP; this comes from the coding sequence ATGAGCCTTATCGTTGACGCGTCGGTCGCGGTGAAGTGGTTCGTCGAGGAGGAGGGATCCGAGGCTGCGCAGAGGATACTCGACGAGCCGGCAGCCGTGCTGCTCGCGCCGGATCTGCTGCTCGTGGAGGTGGGTAACGCTCTGTGGAAGAAATTCAACAGAGATGAGGTCTCGTGGGCGCAGATGCTCGCGGCGGTCTCGACGCTGCGGGTCGTCTTTCAGCCGCCGAACCTCGTGCCCGTCGCCGAGCTCGCAGAGCACGCGACCCGTCTCGCCGTCGAGTTGGGGCATCCGATCTACGACTGTCTCTACCTTGCTCTCACCGCGAGAACGCGAGGCGGCGTTCTCGTCACGGATGACCGCAAGCTGCTGGCAATGGCCTCACGCCTGGGCGTTCCGGCGCGCGGGCTGACGCCCTGA
- the glyA gene encoding serine hydroxymethyltransferase, with the protein MSASEATRTHLSNSFFSAGLTDVDPEIARAIEAELGRQRMEIELIASENIVSQAVLEAQGSVMTNKYAEGYPGRRYYGGCQFVDIAETLAQERACRLFDCGFANVQPNSGSQANQAVFMALMKPGDTFMGLDLAAGGHLTHGAPVNVSGKWFNVVSYGVRPDDNLIDMDDVARIAEEHKPKVIIAGGSAYSRHWDFARFREIADAVGAYFMVDMAHFAGLVAGGAHPSPFPHAHVATTTTHKTLRGPRGGMILTNDEDLAKKFNSAVFPGMQGGPLMHVIAAKAVAFGEALRPEFKLYAQAVVENARAMADAIKAGGYAIVSGGTDNHLMLVDLRPKSLTGKAAEKALGRAHITCNKNGVPFDPEKPMVTSGIRLGTPACTTRGFGVAEFQEVGRLIVETLDGLAGNGEDGNAAVEAAVQERAHALTRRFPIYA; encoded by the coding sequence ATGAGCGCGAGCGAAGCGACCCGGACCCACCTGTCCAATTCCTTCTTCTCGGCGGGCCTGACCGACGTCGACCCGGAGATCGCCCGGGCGATCGAGGCCGAGCTCGGCCGCCAGCGCATGGAGATCGAGCTGATCGCCTCGGAGAACATCGTCTCGCAGGCGGTGCTCGAGGCGCAGGGCTCGGTGATGACCAACAAGTACGCCGAGGGCTATCCCGGCCGGCGCTATTACGGCGGCTGCCAGTTCGTCGACATCGCCGAGACGCTCGCCCAGGAGCGCGCCTGCCGGCTGTTCGACTGCGGCTTCGCCAACGTGCAGCCGAACTCGGGCTCGCAGGCGAACCAGGCGGTGTTCATGGCGCTGATGAAGCCCGGCGACACCTTCATGGGCCTCGACCTCGCCGCCGGCGGCCATCTCACCCACGGCGCGCCGGTGAACGTCTCGGGCAAGTGGTTCAACGTCGTCAGCTACGGCGTGCGGCCCGACGACAACCTGATCGACATGGACGACGTCGCTCGCATCGCCGAGGAGCACAAGCCGAAGGTGATCATCGCCGGCGGCTCGGCCTATTCCCGCCATTGGGACTTCGCCCGCTTCCGCGAGATCGCCGACGCGGTGGGCGCGTACTTCATGGTCGACATGGCGCATTTCGCCGGTCTCGTCGCCGGCGGGGCGCATCCCTCGCCCTTCCCCCACGCCCACGTCGCCACGACGACGACCCACAAGACGCTGCGCGGCCCTCGCGGCGGCATGATCCTCACGAACGACGAGGATCTGGCGAAGAAGTTCAACTCGGCGGTCTTCCCCGGCATGCAGGGCGGCCCGCTGATGCACGTCATCGCGGCCAAGGCGGTGGCCTTCGGCGAGGCGCTGCGGCCGGAGTTCAAGCTCTACGCGCAGGCCGTCGTCGAGAACGCGCGCGCCATGGCGGACGCGATCAAGGCCGGCGGCTACGCCATCGTCTCGGGCGGCACCGACAACCACCTGATGCTGGTCGACCTGCGCCCGAAGAGCCTCACCGGCAAGGCCGCGGAGAAGGCGCTCGGGCGCGCGCACATCACCTGCAACAAGAACGGCGTGCCCTTCGACCCGGAGAAGCCGATGGTGACCTCGGGCATCCGCCTGGGCACTCCCGCCTGCACGACCCGCGGCTTCGGCGTGGCGGAGTTCCAGGAGGTGGGCCGGCTCATCGTCGAGACGCTGGACGGCCTCGCCGGGAACGGCGAGGACGGCAACGCGGCCGTCGAGGCGGCGGTGCAGGAGCGCGCCCACGCGCTCACCCGGCGCTTCCCGATCTACGCCTGA
- the nrdR gene encoding transcriptional regulator NrdR has translation MRCPYCGSLDTQVKDSRPAEDSAAIRRRRVCPDCGGRFTTFERVQLRELFVVKRSGKRVPFDRDKLQRSIDVALRKREVDPQRVERMVNGIVRQLESSGETEVSSEQVGDLVMEGLKNLDDVAYVRFASVYKSFREPKDFEELLLGLGRAAHANGAASDEATDAESAAR, from the coding sequence ATGCGCTGCCCCTATTGCGGAAGCCTCGACACGCAGGTGAAGGATTCGCGGCCGGCCGAGGATTCGGCCGCGATCCGCAGGCGGCGCGTGTGCCCGGATTGCGGCGGGCGCTTCACCACCTTCGAGCGCGTGCAGCTGCGCGAGCTCTTCGTCGTCAAGCGCTCGGGCAAGCGCGTGCCGTTCGATCGCGACAAGCTGCAGCGCTCGATCGACGTGGCCTTGCGCAAGCGCGAGGTCGACCCGCAGCGGGTCGAGCGCATGGTCAACGGCATCGTGCGCCAGCTCGAATCCTCCGGCGAGACGGAGGTGTCCTCCGAGCAGGTGGGCGACCTCGTCATGGAGGGGCTGAAGAACCTCGACGACGTCGCCTACGTGCGCTTCGCCTCCGTCTACAAGAGCTTCCGCGAGCCGAAGGACTTCGAGGAGCTGCTCCTCGGGCTCGGCCGCGCGGCGCACGCCAACGGCGCGGCGTCGGACGAGGCGACAGACGCCGAAAGCGCGGCGCGATGA